The following DNA comes from Candidatus Obscuribacterales bacterium.
GCCAACGCCATCCATAGGGGAAATCATGCCCCCAAGCACATGATACTTACCGCGATACTCGCGAGTTTTTTCTAAGGCGATTACGTCTCTAGAATCGGAGACGACGCAAATCGTTTGGTCATCCCGCGAGGGCGCACGGCAGATTTCACAAACGGGCTCTGCCGATAGATGAAAGCAGATAGAACATAGCCCAATCTGCTGCCGAGCTGCTACTAAGGCATCGGCAAGGGCCTGAACCTCCGTTTCCGGTCGTTTTAAGATGTGTAGGGCTAGCCGCTGAGCTGTTTTGGGGCCAATGCCAGGCAGGCGCTGGAACTGTTCAATCAAGCGGGCTAAGGGACGTGTGTAAACCGTAGCTGTTCCTCCAACCAATGCCTTTCAAATCATAGCGGGCGATCGCCCCTGTTTTCCAACCCAGAGCGATCGCCCGTTTTCGTCCATAAACATAGCGCGTGTCCAGACAAGAACACGCGCTATGACGTTAGCCTAACTTAGAGAACGGTGGGATTAACCGATTTCAGGCGCATCCACAGCAGCCAAGTCTAGGGGGAAGTTGTGAGCGTTGCGCTCGTGCATCACTTCCATACCCAGGTTGGCACGGTTCAAGACATCCGCCCAAGTTCCGATGACACGACCTTGAGAGTCGAGAACGGATTGGTTGAAGTTGAAACCGTTCAGGTTGAACGCCATCGTGCTGATGCCCAATGCCGTGAACCAGATGCCCACTACTGGCCATGCACCCAAGAAGAAGTGCAGTGCGCGGGAGTTGTTGAAGCTGGCGTATTGGAAGATCAAGCGACCGAAGTAGCCGTGGGCTGCAACGATGTTGTAGGTCTCTTCTTCCTGCCCAAACTTGTAACCGTAGTTCTGAGACTCGGTTTCGGTCGTCTCACGTACTAGGCTGGAGGTCACCAAGGAACCGTGCATCGCGGAGAACAGAGAGCCACCGAAGACACCCGCCACACCCAACATGTGGAAGGGGTGCATCAAGATGTTGTGCTCGGCTTGGAACACGAACATGAAGTTGAAGGTACCGGAGATACCCAGAGGCATCCCGTCCGAGAAGGAACCTTGACCAATCGGGTAGATCAAGAACACAGAGGTAGCAGCAGCCAAGGGAGCGCTGTAAGCAACGCAGATCCAAGGGCGCATACCTAAGCGGTAGGAGAGTTCCCACTGACGTCCCA
Coding sequences within:
- the recR gene encoding recombination mediator RecR, which encodes MVGGTATVYTRPLARLIEQFQRLPGIGPKTAQRLALHILKRPETEVQALADALVAARQQIGLCSICFHLSAEPVCEICRAPSRDDQTICVVSDSRDVIALEKTREYRGKYHVLGGMISPMDGVGPDQLHIAPLIRRVSQQQVSEVIIAISPSVEGETTTLYLGQLLKPFTKVTRIAFGLPMGGDLEYADEVTLARALEGRREID
- the psbA gene encoding photosystem II q(b) protein gives rise to the protein MTTTLQQRDGANVWERFCNWVTSTDNRLYVGWFGVLMIPTLLTATICFIIAFVAAPPVDIDGIREPVAGSLIYGNNIISGAVVPSSNAIGLHLYPIWEAASLDEWLYNGGPYQLVCFHFLIGIFCYMGRQWELSYRLGMRPWICVAYSAPLAAATSVFLIYPIGQGSFSDGMPLGISGTFNFMFVFQAEHNILMHPFHMLGVAGVFGGSLFSAMHGSLVTSSLVRETTETESQNYGYKFGQEEETYNIVAAHGYFGRLIFQYASFNNSRALHFFLGAWPVVGIWFTALGISTMAFNLNGFNFNQSVLDSQGRVIGTWADVLNRANLGMEVMHERNAHNFPLDLAAVDAPEIG